In Yarrowia lipolytica chromosome 1F, complete sequence, a genomic segment contains:
- a CDS encoding uncharacterized protein (Compare to YALI0F06424g, similar to Saccharomyces cerevisiae LAG1 (YHL003C) and LAC1 (YKL008C); ancestral locus Anc_2.501, similar to uniprot|P28496 Saccharomyces cerevisiae YKL008c LAC1 protein required with LAG1P for ER-to-Golgi transport of GPI-anchored proteins or uniprot|P38703 Saccharomyces cerevisiae YHL003c LAG1 longevity-assurance protein) — translation MSQPSSPSQPTRRRSSMGTIALGDNSGPALATMPENVQQARASKARQRAISNTSLDDRKAPAGTSSSAVVDQDDKPLGPLAYLWTSYREYSYQNTWLNPLLTMLVVVGAYYAQGNPGPQNPLHRFIFPSYKLAPHTELNPTDDYMYGKGKRDFTFVGFYMIFFTFFREFVMQMFLKPFATFCGVTKKGKVNRFMEQTYSIIYYSLAGSFGLYIMYQTPIWFFNTTAFYENFPHKTHIAMFKVYYLLQAAFWGQQSVILCMQLEKPRKDFKELVFHHIVTIALIWCSYRFHFTWMGLCVYVTMDVSDVFLAVSKTLNYVDHAITGPFFLVFMGVWVYTRHYLNLKILYSILTEFATVGPFELNWVTQQYKCTLSQRITFCLLAALQLVNAYWCFLIFRIAYRFIFHDIQKDERSDDEDEDEDEDESKKDK, via the coding sequence ATGTCAcagccatcttctccatctcaacCCACACGCAGACGATCGTCCATGGGCACCATTGCGCTAGGAGACAACTCGGGCCCGGCCCTGGCCACCATGCCCGAAAACGTGCAGCAAGCCCGGGCCTCCAAGGCCCGTCAACGAGCCATTTCCAACACGTCGTTGGACGACCGAAAGGCCCCTGCCGGAACCTCCTCTTCGGCCGTTGTCGACCAAGATGACAAGCCACTCGGTCCCCTGGCCTACCTGTGGACCTCGTATCGAGAGTATTCGTACCAGAACACCTGGCTCAACCCTCTGCTGACcatgctggtggtggtgggagcTTACTACGCCCAGGGCAACCCCGGACCGCAAAACCCGCTGCATCGATTCATCTTCCCCTCCTACAAGCTGGCGCCCCACACGGAGCTCAATCCCACCGACGACTACATGTACGGCAAGGGCAAACGGGACTTCACCTTTGTGGGTTTCTACAtgatcttcttcacctTTTTCCGAGAGTTTGTGATGCAAATGTTCCTCAAGCCGTTTGCAACCTTCTGCGGCgtcaccaagaagggcaaggtCAACCGGTTCATGGAACAGACCTACTCCATCATTTACTACTCGCTGGCGGGCTCCTTTGGCCTCTACATCATGTACCAGACTCCCATCTGGttcttcaacaccaccgCCTTTTACGAGAACTTTCCCCACAAGACCCACATTGCCATGTTCAAGGTCTACTACCTGCTGCAGGCTGCCTTCTGGGGCCAGCAGAGCGTGATTCTGTGCAtgcagctggagaagcccCGAAAGGACTTCAAGGAGCTCGTGTTCCACCACATTGTCACCATTGCTCTCATCTGGTGCTCGTACCGATTCCACTTCACCTGGATGGGTCTGTGTGTCTACGTGACCATGGACGTGTCTGACGTGTTCCTTGCCGTCTCCAAGACCCTCAACTACGTGGATCATGCCATCACCGgtcccttcttcttggtcttcatGGGCGTCTGGGTCTACACCCGTCACtacctcaacctcaagatcCTCTACTCCATTCTCACCGAGTTTGCCACCGTCGGTCCCTTTGAGCTCAACTGGGTCACCcagcagtacaagtgcacGCTGTCGCAGCGAATCACCTTCTGTCTTCTGGCGGCTCTGCAGCTTGTCAACGCCTACTGGTGCTTTTTGATCTTCCGAATCGCCTACCGGTTCATTTTCCACGACATCCAGAAGGACGAGCGGTCcgacgatgaggacgaggacgaggacgaggatgagtccaagaaggataAATAA
- a CDS encoding uncharacterized protein (Compare to YALI0F06446g, similar to Saccharomyces cerevisiae HSE1 (YHL002W); ancestral locus Anc_2.502, weakly similar to uniprot|P38753 Saccharomyces cerevisiae YHL002w): MFRSSEPVSPLDDVVTKATDENLTTENWQYILDVCDEVNNDPENGAKNVITSVTKRLNKKFANTQLYALTLVISLSSNCGSKMQQAIASKAFVKTLMKLANDSAVHKSVKSKVLEVLEQLTDEYKKDPSLRLIEEAYDELSRKKPDLKAPAKPEKHKITEQERQREEEELQMVLALSLSETNTSGSFQQHHQTNSQIQPPVNNSHFATDPHQQQQQQQQQHNQQDYGQQSNNANTNNNAPAVEDPTPTVATVSRVKALYDLNATEPGELSFRKGDIITVLESVFRDWWRGSLRGQVGIFPLNYVMPIAEPTPAEIEKEAQEELSVFSQSRNIEKLLALLSSQDAARLNLAENEELQSLYHSTLAIRPKLVKLIDKYAQRKDDLVELNEKFVKARRVYDDLMEASMPQYGGAAAAGGYAGGAQGGAPAGYPSAQGAPAGYPGTSGTPGTPGYPPQYPPQQQQQQQQQQQQQPPYPVQPLQTHQQQPQQQQQQTPYPVHQYDNTQAHGRQGSTDSGRSQRMYSQGGQGGQGPTDLHPATTGGSGYGFPPQYGGGAPSAPSAPHGGAGGPGGPGGPSAPSGAHSGAPSAPPSHAPAASAPHGYGSPSTAHSAPYGTSPAASAPARHSPYINGTPTSNLGQQSPVTSQSIPIPNNNNLAAPPVQGLYSHGTSPPPPVPNAGPPPSNFYE; the protein is encoded by the coding sequence ATGTTCAGATCGTCGGAGCCCGTGTCGCCACTGGATGACGTGGTCACCAAGGCCACGGACGAAAACCTGACGACGGAAAACTggcagtacatactcgaCGTTTGCGACGAGGTGAACAACGACCCCGAAAATGGCGCGAAAAACGTCATCACCAGCGTCACCAAGcgtctcaacaagaagtTCGCCAATACCCAACTGTATGCGCTCACGCTGGTCATCTCGTTATCGTCCAACTGTGGCTCCAAGATGCAGCAGGCCATTGCGTCCAAGGCGTTTGTCAAGACCCTCATGAAGCTGGCCAACGACTCGGCCGTCCACAAGAGCGTCAAGTCCAAGGTGCTTGAGGTCCTGGAGCAGCTGACGGACGAGTATAAAAAGGACCCTTCGTTGCGGCTAATTGAGGAGGCCTACGACGAACTGAGCAGGAAGAAGCCCGATCTCAAGGCCCCCGCCAAGCccgaaaaacacaaaatcACCGAGCAGGAGCGCCagcgagaggaggaggagctgcagatGGTGCTGGCGCTTTCGCTGAGCGAAACAAACACCTCTGGCTCATTTCAGCAGCATCACCAGACCAACTCTCAGATCCAACCTCCTGTTAACAACTCTCATTTTGCCACGGACCCTcatcagcaacaacagcagcaacaacagcagcacaACCAGCAGGATTACGGGCAGCAGTCCAACAAcgccaacaccaacaacaacgctCCGGCAGTCGAGGACCCCACACCTACGGTGGCCACGGTGTCCCGAGTCAAGGCCCTGTATGACTTGAACGCCACAGAGCCCGGAGAACTGTCTTTCCGAAAGGGCGACATAATCACAGTGCTGGAGTCAGTGTTCCGAGACTGGTGGCGGGGATCTCTGCGGGGCCAGGTCGGTATCTTCCCACTCAACTACGTGATGCCTATAGCCGAACCCACTCCCGCGGAGATTGAAAAGGAGGCCCAGGAAGAGCTGTCTGTGTTCTCTCAGAGCAGAAATATTGAAAAGCTGCTGGCACTGCTGTCTTCGCAGGACGCTGCCCGGCTTAATCTCGCCGAAAATGAGGAGCTACAGTCCTTGTACCACTCCACCCTTGCCATCCGGCCCAAGCTGGTCAAGCTAATCGACAAGTATGCCCAGCGAAAGGACGACCTGGTGGAGCTCAACGAGAAATTTGTCAAGGCCCGAAGAGTGTATGATGACCTTATGGAGGCCAGCATGCCACAGtatggaggagctgctgcagcagGTGGATATGCAGGTGGTGCACAGGGTGGAGCTCCTGCAGGATATCCTAGTGCTCAGGGCGCTCCCGCAGGTTATCCAGGTACTTCAGGTACTCCAGGTACTCCTGGTTACCCGCCTCAGTATCCtccccagcaacagcaacaacaacagcaacagcagcagcaacagcctccTTATCCTGTTCAGCCTCTTCAGACacatcaacagcagccacagcagcagcaacagcaaacTCCATACCCCGTGCATCAATACGATAACACACAGGCGCATGGAAGACAGGGATCTACTGACTCTGGAAGATCACAGCGCATGTATTCCCAGGGAGGCCAGGGAGGCCAGGGACCCACAGATCTGCATCCCGCGACCACCGGAGGAAGTGGGTACGGATTCCCTCCTCAATATGGGGGTGGAGCACCTTCTGCTCCCTCTGCTCCCCatggaggtgctggaggccCCGGAGGCCCCGGAGGCCCTTCTGCCCCTTCTGGAGCCCATTCTGGAGCCCCCTCTGCGCCTCCTAGCCATGCTCCggctgcttctgctcctcaCGGCTACGGATCTCCTTCTACAGCTCATTCGGCCCCCTACGGAACCTCCCCCGCGGCCTCTGCGCCCGCCAGACACTCGCCATACATCAATGGCACGCCCACCAGCAACCTGGGACAGCAATCGCCGGTCACCAGCCAGTCGATCCCTATtcccaacaacaacaacctggCTGCTCCACCGGTCCAGGGTCTGTACTCTCATGGCACCTCACCGCCTCCCCCGGTGCCCAATGCAGGCCCCCCTCCCAGTAATTTTTACGAGTAG
- a CDS encoding uncharacterized protein (Compare to YALI0F06468g, similar to Saccharomyces cerevisiae SER1 (YOR184W); ancestral locus Anc_6.84, similar to uniprot|P33330 Saccharomyces cerevisiae YOR184w SER1 phosphoserine transaminase): MTRPHPNYYGAGPALLPSEVIEDAAAGMVNYQGLGIGLGEISHRSGQATEIINGAKNNLKQLLDVPDTHEVFFAQGGGSGGFAAIVYNLLGAYAKETGKKGKVDYFITGDWSKKATDEAIKLGADVNVVSDSRKFTDNGKFGVIAPQDTWTFSDPKDTAYVYYCDNETVAGVEFPETPKIPEGVELVADMSSNILSKVLDVSKFGLIFGGAQKNIGIAGVSFYIIKKSLLPKADVATLRKLDIAVTPSFMDFEIIVKNNSAYNTVSIPAVYVVEKVSEQLIKKGGLKVQQKEAEEKAASLYAALDAHKKLYNLPVAVADRSKMNIVFTIHGEGLEDKFLKEAAAKGLTGLKGHRSVGGIRISNYNAVTVQSAELLKDFINEFAKQNE, translated from the coding sequence ATGACCCGACCTCACCCCAATTACTACGGAGCTGGACCCGCTCTCCTTCCCTCAGAGGTCATTGAGGACGCCGCTGCCGGCATGGTAAACTACCAGGGTCTCGGAATCGGTCTGGGCGAGATTTCGCACCGATCTGGCCAGGCCACTGAAATCATCAATGGCGCCAAGAACAacctcaagcagctgctcgaCGTGCCTGACACCCATGAGGTGTTCTTTGCCCAGGGTGGAGGCTCTGGCGGCTTTGCTGCCATCGTCTACAACCTTCTTGGAGCCTACGCCAAGGAGACTggcaagaagggcaaggtGGACTACTTCATCACCGGCGACTGGTCCAAGAAGGCGACCGACGAGGCCATCAAACTTGGAGCCGACGTGAACGTGGTTTCCGACTCTCGAAAGTTCACCGACAACGGCAAGTTTGGCGTCATTGCTCCCCAGGACACCTGGACCTTCTCCGATCCCAAGGACACTGCTTACGTCTACTACTGTGACAACGAGACTGTGGCCGGTGTGGAGTTTCCCGAGACCCCCAAGATTCCTGAGGGCGTCGAGCTGGTGGCCGACATGTCCTCCAACATCCTGTCCAAGGTCCTGGACGTGTCCAAGTTCGGTCTCATCTTCGGAGGTGCCCAGAAGAACATTGGTATTGCCGGTGTGTCGTTCTacatcatcaagaagaGCCTGTTGCCCAAGGCTGACGTGGCTACTCTGCGAAAGCTCGACATTGCTGTCACCCCCTCCTTCATGGACTTTGAAATCATTGTTAAGAACAACTCTGCCTACAACACTGTCTCCATCCCCGCCGTCTACGTCGTTGAGAAGGTCAGCGAGcagctcatcaagaagggAGGCCTCAAGGTGcagcagaaggaggctgaagAGAAGGCTGCTTCTCTGTATGCCGCTCTGGATGCCCACAAGAAGCTGTACAACCTgcctgttgctgtggcCGACCGGTCCAAGATGAACATTGTCTTCACCATCCATGGCGAGGGTCTCGAGGACAAGTTCCTCAAGGAGGCGGCTGCCAAGGGTCTGACTGGTCTCAAGGGCCACCGATCCGTCGGAGGTATCCGaatctccaactacaacgCCGTCACTGTCCAGAGCgccgagctgctcaaggacttTATCAACGAGTTTGCCAAGCAGAACGAGTAG
- a CDS encoding uncharacterized protein (Compare to YALI0F06490g, some similarities with uniprot|Q7SBF2 Neurospora crassa): protein MKKFTKPALPVGQSGLQLRGLITADELKRLKKEQAEKDERRKIEVELGIENNKEEGPLKTKPAKKKTEKKRIKLAYDEEDEEDEAPVLKKRTVIKNPKADTGGLKTKGQVQKEKGKEWENRMGLVEKQKAMKLEPFVIRFVFYDGTQAPGQVTVKKGDPIWQILARAQRIKKEFHRLSVDDMMLVVNNLIIPHNYELFWFLDKPVRTKMGNLFDQTEADSTTNTKVVSRLWFERNKHVFPATLWKEFDPTVDYSKQVLRDKWGEVLFEG, encoded by the coding sequence ATGAAGAAGTTCACGAAACCCGCGCTTCCCGTGGGCCAATCAGGTCTACAGTTGCGTGGACTCATTACTGCGGACGAGCTCAAACGGCTGAAAAAAGAGCAGGCCGAAAAAGACGAGCGACGCAAGATCGAGGTGGAACTCGGCATCGAAAACAACAAGGAAGAGGGTCCGTTGAAAACCAAACCCGCCAAGAAAAAGACAGAGAAGAAACGGATAAAGCTGGCGtacgatgaggaggacgaggaggacgaggctccggtgctcaagaagcgCACCGTTATCAAGAACCCCAAGGCAGACACTGGTGGGCTAAAAACCAAGGGCCAGGtgcagaaggagaagggcaAGGAATGGGAAAACCGCATGGGACTGGTGGAGAAGCAAAAGGCGATGAAGCTAGAGCCGTTCGTGATCCGATTTGTGTTCTATGACGGCACCCAGGCGCCTGGACAGGTGACTGTCAAGAAGGGAGATCCGATCTGGCAGATTCTAGCTCGTGCACAGCGGATTAAAAAGGAGTTCCACAGACTCAGCGTCGACGATATGATGTTGGTGGTCAACAATCTCATCATTCCACACAACTATGAGCTATTCTGGTTTCTTGACAAGCCTGTGAGAACCAAGATGGGCAACCTGTTCGACCAGACAGAGGCCGACAGTACAACCAACACCAAGGTGGTGTCACGGCTGTGGTTTGAGCGCAACAAGCATGTGTTTCCTGCAACGCTATGGAAGGAGTTTGACCCAACTGTGGACTACAGTAAACAGGTTCTTAGGGATAAATGGGGAGAGGTTTTGTTTGAAGGTTAG
- a CDS encoding uncharacterized protein (Compare to YALI0F06512g, similar to uniprot|P25627 Saccharomyces cerevisiae YCR047c weak similarity to N-methyltransferases, similar to Saccharomyces cerevisiae BUD23 (YCR047C); ancestral locus Anc_6.316) codes for MSRPEEIAPPEIFYNDDEAAKYTSSSRVQQIQAKMTLRTLELLNVPQGSYILDVGCGSGLSGEVLTEEGHHWVGMDIAPSMLATALDKEVEGDLFLADMGDGVPFRAGTFDAAISISAIQWLCNADTAGANPKVRLMKFFSTLYASLRRGGKAVCQFYPANDNQRDQIVQAAKATGFGGGIVVDDPESKKNTKYYLVLSAGMSDNDINLDGVQMDAVERSKTLRKGKKEETAKQWIQRKKEVGRKRGKRVANDSKFTARKRRPKF; via the coding sequence ATGTCGCGACCCGAAGAGATTGCACCTCCGGAGATTTTCTACAATGACGATGAAGCCGCCAAATACACCAGTTCGTCGCGAGtgcagcagatccaggccAAGATGACTCTGCGGACTCTGGAACTGCTCAACGTGCCCCAGGGCAGCTACATTCTGGATGTAGGATGTGGATCTGGACTCTCAGGCGAGGTTCTGACCGAGGAAGGACATCACTGGGTTGGTATGGACATTGCCCCTAGTATGTTGGCTACCGCTTtggacaaggaggttgagggGGATCTGTTTCTGGCAGATATGGGGGACGGGGTTCCGTTTAGAGCTGGTACTTTTGATGCTGCCATTTCGATTTCAGCCATTCAGTGGCTCTGTAACGCCGATACCGCCGGTGCCAACCCGAAGGTGCGACTCATgaagttcttctccactcTCTACGCTTCTCtgagacgaggaggaaaggCTGTGTGCCAGTTCTACCCTGCTAACGACAACCAGCGAGACCAGATTGTGcaggctgccaaggccaCTGGATTTGGCGGAGGTATCGTTGTTGACGATCCCGAGTCCAAAAAGAACACAAAGTACTACCTGGTACTGTCTGCCGGTATGTCTGATAACGATATCAACCTGGACGGAGTGCAGATGGATGCCGTGGAGCGAAGCAAGACACTGAGAAAgggaaagaaggaggagaccgCCAAGCAGTGGATCCagagaaagaaggaggtgggCCGGAAGCGGGGCAAGCGGGTCGCCAATGACTCCAAGTTCACCGCGAGAAAACGAAGACCCAAGTTTTAG